Proteins encoded together in one Corallococcus soli window:
- a CDS encoding GIN domain-containing protein translates to MWKRLVVAVLAAGLTTGCYFTDDLQGNGDTVTEARVTAGFVKVENHDSLDVVVMEGEVPEVKVIIDSNLQSSVHTFIVAEDTLVIATDGSFNPKGQARVEVRMPRVVGVTHRGSGTLRVEGFEQGQEDMRLVSKGSGTLSFCGGAHTLDAKHSGSGRMELCTAGERMVEWVDFTQSGSGELTWSGSAKLVRAFMEGSGDMTLTGATNRLVSRLDGSGRMSAQGLRAVDVDIASQGSGNVTAFVDGGGVVVTLDSSGSVDLFGHALSTQARVNGSGRVIWH, encoded by the coding sequence ATGTGGAAGCGCCTGGTGGTGGCAGTGCTCGCGGCGGGTCTGACGACCGGCTGCTATTTCACCGATGACCTGCAGGGCAACGGCGACACCGTGACGGAGGCGCGCGTCACGGCGGGCTTCGTCAAGGTGGAGAACCACGACTCGCTGGACGTCGTGGTGATGGAAGGGGAGGTGCCGGAGGTGAAGGTCATCATCGACTCGAACCTCCAGTCGAGCGTGCACACCTTCATCGTTGCCGAGGACACGCTCGTCATCGCGACGGACGGCTCGTTCAATCCCAAGGGGCAGGCGCGGGTGGAGGTGCGGATGCCGCGCGTGGTGGGCGTCACCCACCGTGGCTCCGGCACCCTGCGGGTGGAGGGCTTCGAGCAGGGCCAGGAGGACATGCGGCTGGTGTCGAAGGGCTCCGGCACGCTGTCCTTCTGCGGCGGGGCCCACACGCTGGACGCGAAGCACAGCGGCTCCGGGCGCATGGAGCTGTGCACCGCCGGGGAGCGGATGGTGGAGTGGGTGGACTTCACCCAGTCCGGTTCGGGCGAGCTGACGTGGTCCGGCAGCGCCAAGCTGGTGCGCGCCTTCATGGAGGGCTCCGGCGACATGACCCTCACGGGCGCGACCAACCGCCTGGTGTCCCGGCTGGATGGCAGCGGCCGGATGAGCGCCCAGGGCCTGCGGGCCGTGGACGTGGACATCGCGTCGCAGGGGTCGGGGAACGTCACCGCGTTCGTGGACGGCGGCGGGGTGGTCGTCACGCTCGACTCGTCGGGGAGCGTGGACCTCTTCGGCCACGCGCTCTCCACCCAGGCGCGGGTGAACGGCAGCGGTCGGGTCATCTGGCACTGA
- a CDS encoding zinc-dependent alcohol dehydrogenase family protein → MSGTMRAMVLHAPGQPLREEHLPLPEPGPEQVLLKVHACAVCRTDLHVVDGELTRPKLPLVPGHEIVATVVGMGERVGGFVPGMRVGVPWLGWSCGHCRFCRAGKENLCDAARFTGYDVDGGFAEYTVADARFCFPLPPSYGDVEAAPLMCAGLIGFRSLRMAGEGPRLGLYGFGAAAHILIQVARYQGRKVYAFTREGDAKGQAFARELGAVWAGGSDTPPPEPLDAALLFAPVGALVPAALRAVDKGGVVVCGGIHMSDIPSFPYSVLWEERVVRSVANLTRSDALDFLALAPRVPVRTEVQVFPLSAANEALQALREGRVRGAAVLDMTDPGEGPRA, encoded by the coding sequence ATGTCAGGGACCATGCGGGCCATGGTGCTCCATGCACCCGGGCAGCCGTTGAGGGAGGAGCACCTCCCCCTGCCGGAGCCCGGGCCGGAGCAGGTGTTGTTGAAGGTGCACGCCTGCGCGGTGTGTCGCACCGACCTGCACGTGGTGGACGGCGAGCTGACCCGCCCGAAGCTGCCGCTGGTGCCCGGCCACGAAATCGTGGCGACGGTGGTGGGGATGGGGGAGCGGGTGGGGGGCTTCGTGCCCGGGATGCGCGTGGGCGTGCCGTGGCTGGGGTGGAGCTGTGGACACTGCCGCTTCTGTCGCGCGGGGAAGGAGAACCTCTGCGACGCGGCGCGCTTCACCGGCTACGACGTGGACGGGGGCTTCGCGGAGTACACCGTCGCGGATGCGCGCTTCTGCTTCCCCCTGCCGCCGTCGTACGGGGACGTGGAGGCCGCGCCGCTGATGTGCGCGGGGCTCATCGGCTTTCGCAGCCTGCGCATGGCGGGCGAGGGGCCCCGGCTGGGGCTGTATGGCTTTGGCGCCGCCGCGCACATCCTCATCCAGGTGGCCCGCTACCAGGGGCGCAAGGTGTATGCCTTCACGCGCGAAGGCGACGCGAAGGGGCAGGCGTTCGCGCGCGAGCTGGGCGCGGTGTGGGCGGGAGGTTCGGACACGCCGCCGCCGGAGCCATTGGACGCCGCCCTCCTCTTCGCGCCGGTGGGCGCGCTGGTGCCGGCCGCGCTGCGGGCCGTGGACAAGGGCGGCGTGGTGGTGTGTGGCGGCATCCACATGAGTGACATCCCCTCCTTCCCCTATTCGGTGTTGTGGGAGGAGCGCGTGGTGCGCTCGGTGGCGAACCTCACGCGGTCGGATGCGCTGGACTTCCTGGCGCTGGCGCCGCGCGTGCCGGTACGCACGGAGGTCCAGGTGTTCCCCCTGTCCGCCGCGAACGAGGCGCTCCAGGCGCTGCGCGAAGGCCGCGTGCGAGGGGCGGCGGTGCTGGACATGACGGACCCGGGCGAGGGTCCACGGGCCTGA
- a CDS encoding DUF1360 domain-containing protein, with the protein MKALQETGPFAGYDSEHHPLGSYAALIGTFGTSMLGFLGWMSASGRGLPERLGWRDLALFGVATHAVSRLVALDRVTAPLRAPFVRYESDSTAGEVVEKARGDGPRRALGELLDCPFCLSPWVATGFVAASTVRPRETRFVASIFALSAASFFLHRAYEWLGEGLHRTRAQVKSLEKQQEHEAAVQLPGTGPQVVESGRAPIPSPS; encoded by the coding sequence ATGAAAGCGCTTCAGGAGACGGGACCGTTCGCCGGCTATGACTCGGAGCACCACCCGCTGGGCTCCTACGCGGCGCTCATCGGGACGTTCGGCACGTCGATGCTCGGCTTCCTGGGATGGATGAGCGCATCAGGGCGGGGGCTGCCTGAGCGCCTGGGGTGGAGGGACCTGGCGCTGTTCGGTGTCGCCACGCACGCGGTGTCGCGGCTGGTGGCGCTGGACAGGGTGACGGCCCCGCTGCGCGCGCCCTTCGTTCGCTATGAGTCCGACAGCACCGCGGGCGAGGTGGTGGAGAAGGCGCGGGGAGACGGCCCCCGCCGCGCGCTGGGCGAGCTGCTGGACTGCCCCTTCTGCCTGAGCCCCTGGGTGGCCACGGGCTTCGTGGCCGCGTCCACGGTGCGTCCTCGTGAGACCCGCTTCGTGGCCTCCATCTTCGCGCTCAGCGCCGCGTCCTTCTTCCTGCACCGGGCCTACGAGTGGCTGGGGGAGGGGCTGCACCGCACGCGCGCGCAGGTGAAGTCGCTGGAGAAGCAGCAGGAGCACGAAGCCGCCGTGCAGCTGCCGGGCACCGGGCCGCAGGTCGTGGAGTCCGGCCGCGCGCCCATCCCGTCCCCGAGCTGA
- a CDS encoding RedB protein, whose product MKGPSTRGWLVLAGALWLGGIGAGFVVLARYSATPGIAQAKVARWPEATRLTRQAGRPVLVMLAHPKCPCTRASVTELAELMAHAGGRADAFVLFLRPEGLEDGWEQGELWRAAARIPGVTVLRDPGGVEAKHFGATTSGHVVLYGADGLLRFSGGITVARGHEGESPGRMALERVLREGGEGGDTPVYGCALEDPPASASR is encoded by the coding sequence ATGAAGGGACCTTCCACCCGGGGATGGCTGGTGCTCGCGGGGGCGCTGTGGCTGGGCGGCATTGGCGCCGGGTTCGTGGTGCTGGCGCGCTACTCCGCCACGCCTGGAATCGCGCAGGCGAAGGTGGCGCGGTGGCCGGAGGCCACGCGGCTGACACGTCAGGCGGGACGGCCCGTGCTGGTGATGCTCGCGCACCCGAAGTGCCCCTGCACGCGGGCCAGCGTGACGGAGCTGGCGGAGCTGATGGCGCACGCGGGCGGGCGCGCGGACGCGTTCGTCCTGTTCCTGCGTCCGGAGGGACTGGAGGACGGCTGGGAGCAGGGCGAGCTGTGGCGCGCCGCCGCGCGCATCCCCGGGGTCACGGTGCTGCGAGACCCCGGAGGCGTGGAGGCGAAGCACTTCGGCGCGACGACCTCCGGGCACGTGGTGCTCTATGGCGCGGACGGCCTCCTGCGCTTCAGTGGCGGCATCACCGTGGCGCGCGGCCACGAGGGGGAGAGTCCGGGACGCATGGCGCTGGAGCGCGTGCTGCGTGAAGGCGGCGAGGGCGGCGACACGCCCGTCTATGGCTGCGCGCTGGAGGACCCTCCGGCGTCCGCGAGCCGCTGA
- a CDS encoding aldo/keto reductase, with the protein MSLDHYVTLGRSGLRVSPFCLGAMTFGEDLGWGSSVQTSNAIMDRFIERGGNFIDTANVYTFGHSEKIIGDHLGKDPAKRDRVVIATKFFGNLFDRDPNGGGAGRKSVMAACEESLRRLQTDYIDLYWMHAWDAHTPIEETMRALDDLVRSGKVRYVGFSDTPAWKVAQAQVTATFRGWAPLVALQIEYSLLERTVEGELIPMARELGLGVTPWSPLRSGALSGKYTRQNAGKQKADRGAWAESSLNEKTYALIDLLERVAKEQASTVARVALAWVQNRPGVASTILGARTLEQLDNNLGALDLKLTPDQMKALDELSKPTLDFPSAFLQNAPSFMHPGLRVNGVQAPPSNLKPKSGTAPSY; encoded by the coding sequence ATGTCGCTCGACCACTACGTCACCCTGGGCCGCTCCGGCCTGCGCGTCAGTCCCTTCTGCCTGGGAGCCATGACGTTCGGCGAGGACCTGGGGTGGGGCAGCAGCGTGCAGACGTCCAACGCCATCATGGACCGCTTCATCGAGCGGGGCGGCAACTTCATCGACACGGCGAACGTGTACACGTTCGGCCACTCGGAGAAGATCATCGGGGACCACCTGGGCAAGGACCCCGCCAAGCGCGACCGGGTGGTCATCGCCACCAAGTTCTTCGGCAACCTCTTCGACAGGGATCCAAACGGCGGCGGCGCGGGCCGCAAGTCCGTGATGGCCGCGTGCGAGGAGTCGCTGCGCCGGCTCCAGACGGACTACATCGACCTGTACTGGATGCACGCCTGGGACGCGCACACGCCCATCGAGGAGACGATGCGCGCGCTGGACGACCTCGTGCGCTCAGGGAAGGTCCGCTACGTGGGCTTCTCCGACACGCCGGCCTGGAAGGTGGCGCAGGCGCAGGTGACGGCGACCTTCCGGGGCTGGGCGCCGCTGGTGGCGCTGCAGATTGAATACTCGCTGCTGGAGCGCACGGTGGAGGGGGAACTCATCCCCATGGCGCGGGAGCTGGGGCTGGGCGTGACGCCGTGGTCGCCGCTGCGCAGCGGGGCGCTCAGCGGCAAGTACACGCGCCAGAACGCGGGCAAGCAGAAGGCGGACCGCGGCGCGTGGGCGGAGAGCTCGCTCAACGAGAAGACCTACGCCCTCATCGACCTGCTGGAGCGCGTGGCGAAGGAGCAGGCCTCGACGGTGGCGCGCGTGGCGCTGGCCTGGGTGCAGAACCGTCCCGGCGTGGCGTCCACCATCCTGGGCGCTCGCACGCTGGAGCAGCTGGACAACAACCTGGGCGCGCTGGACCTGAAGCTCACGCCCGACCAGATGAAGGCGCTGGATGAGCTCTCCAAGCCCACGCTCGACTTCCCGTCGGCCTTCCTGCAGAACGCCCCGTCCTTCATGCACCCGGGGCTGCGCGTGAACGGCGTCCAGGCGCCGCCGAGCAACCTGAAGCCCAAGTCCGGCACCGCCCCGAGCTACTGA
- a CDS encoding AgmX/PglI C-terminal domain-containing protein — MSELLTGDGLLRAQGVGTPASSGGAGLSHDSEAFDAELDACLDRALFSGPSQDTDDVQEVAATGSMRTLLDLASTEESWLQSLPPPSNDDTEPALTLSDEAANVVIPEWLRAEASPSRPTFAHALHDVSCGGVTSWDAAPPPSAWAAPGSPAAAYSPQPWVPYEAPAPEAPPPAIADVSTRILGMNPLSFVSAVAMGALAAGLLVVAAVRLTQPASNAQGTASFAQSTGARYATGTQAATGPQNVIGAAGIAGTPGSRNATGTPGVQGFQGVTSSQSATPGWQASGDFQQAAASVANTVGASALTEAQRAAQSLTPNTPGLTGPANVGLTTGLNTLAPDARPSTAVAPVTKKKAPVAARAATLESPEDTGEVQELSFGREITPEEIEQARLAAAAAEAEEAAPPGSEFDEDFAREMGFTEEADAAQAQASEQAPEKTVYIPPAPSAAGPERLSPADVSSVVLTNQPDIATCVQSFKAGTALENGGRFQVRWSVDTSGSVSGVAMETDSLRGTPLAGCVEDRVRGWKFPVHRVALDAPVRFPFVF; from the coding sequence GTGAGCGAGCTTCTGACGGGTGATGGGCTGTTGCGTGCGCAGGGTGTTGGCACCCCGGCTTCCTCGGGCGGTGCGGGCCTCTCCCACGACTCCGAAGCCTTCGACGCGGAGCTGGATGCGTGCCTGGATCGCGCGCTCTTCTCCGGTCCTTCCCAAGACACCGACGACGTGCAGGAGGTCGCCGCGACCGGCTCCATGCGCACGCTGCTCGACCTGGCCTCCACGGAGGAGTCCTGGTTGCAGTCGCTGCCGCCGCCCTCCAACGACGACACGGAGCCCGCGCTCACGCTGTCGGACGAGGCCGCCAACGTCGTCATCCCGGAGTGGCTGCGCGCCGAGGCGTCGCCGTCCAGGCCGACGTTCGCCCACGCCCTGCACGACGTCTCATGCGGAGGGGTGACGTCGTGGGACGCCGCGCCCCCGCCGAGCGCCTGGGCCGCGCCGGGCTCTCCGGCCGCAGCCTATTCGCCGCAGCCGTGGGTGCCCTACGAAGCTCCGGCCCCGGAGGCTCCGCCGCCGGCCATCGCGGACGTGTCCACGCGCATCCTGGGGATGAACCCCCTCTCCTTCGTCAGCGCGGTGGCGATGGGCGCGCTCGCCGCGGGCCTCCTGGTCGTCGCGGCCGTGCGCCTGACGCAGCCCGCGTCCAACGCGCAGGGCACGGCGTCCTTCGCGCAGTCCACGGGCGCGCGGTACGCCACGGGCACGCAGGCCGCCACGGGGCCGCAGAACGTCATCGGCGCTGCGGGCATCGCGGGGACCCCGGGTTCGCGGAACGCCACGGGCACTCCGGGCGTGCAGGGCTTCCAGGGCGTGACCTCTTCGCAGTCCGCGACACCGGGCTGGCAGGCGTCCGGTGACTTCCAGCAGGCCGCCGCGTCCGTCGCGAACACGGTGGGCGCGTCCGCGCTGACGGAGGCGCAGCGTGCCGCGCAATCCCTCACGCCGAACACGCCCGGGCTCACGGGCCCGGCGAACGTGGGCCTCACCACCGGCCTGAACACGCTGGCCCCGGACGCCCGGCCTTCCACGGCGGTGGCCCCGGTGACGAAGAAGAAGGCGCCCGTCGCGGCGCGCGCGGCGACGCTCGAATCCCCGGAGGACACGGGCGAGGTGCAGGAGCTGTCCTTCGGCCGGGAGATTACCCCCGAGGAGATCGAGCAGGCCCGCCTGGCCGCCGCCGCTGCGGAGGCCGAAGAGGCCGCGCCGCCGGGCTCGGAGTTCGACGAGGACTTCGCGCGGGAGATGGGCTTCACCGAGGAGGCGGACGCCGCCCAGGCGCAGGCGTCGGAGCAGGCCCCGGAGAAGACCGTCTACATCCCGCCGGCCCCGAGCGCCGCCGGCCCCGAGCGCCTGTCCCCTGCGGACGTGAGCAGCGTGGTCCTCACGAACCAGCCGGACATCGCCACCTGCGTCCAGAGCTTCAAGGCCGGCACCGCCCTGGAGAACGGCGGTCGCTTCCAGGTGCGCTGGTCGGTGGACACCTCCGGCAGCGTGTCCGGCGTGGCCATGGAGACGGACTCCCTGCGCGGCACGCCGCTCGCCGGCTGCGTCGAGGACCGGGTGCGCGGCTGGAAGTTCCCCGTGCACCGCGTGGCCCTGGACGCCCCCGTGCGCTTCCCCTTCGTCTTCTAG
- the pdxA gene encoding 4-hydroxythreonine-4-phosphate dehydrogenase PdxA, with amino-acid sequence MKRAPVATTPALPRVGISLGDVSGIGPEVTALALARPQVRRALVPVVFGDGPTLEGFPLLRRFPRVALEDLGRTTGPAVVEVTRLAPKHRVPGKPSREGGRAQYAYVRAAIDAMRAGTVDALCTAPVSKEEISRAGIPFMGHTEVLADAFGVDVLMMMDGPRVRIALATNHVPISALPTLLTVEKLVAQLQLLSRSLEPVVGRKPRIAVLGLNPHAGEGGMLGREEVEVIGPAIRRARARKVDAHGPIPADGLFARPDEVGAKYDVVLAMYHDQGLIPAKALDFERTVNVTLGLPVPRTSPDHGTAYAIAGTGTASCVPMMEALLKAARLSRGPASGAAPGPRRPPPGR; translated from the coding sequence GTGAAGCGCGCCCCGGTGGCCACGACGCCCGCGCTGCCTCGCGTGGGCATCTCGCTGGGGGACGTGTCGGGCATCGGGCCGGAGGTGACGGCCCTGGCGCTGGCCCGCCCCCAGGTGCGCCGCGCGCTGGTGCCGGTGGTGTTCGGGGACGGGCCCACGCTGGAGGGCTTCCCCCTCTTGCGCCGCTTCCCGCGCGTGGCCCTGGAGGACCTGGGGCGCACGACGGGGCCGGCGGTGGTGGAGGTGACGCGGCTGGCGCCGAAGCACCGCGTGCCGGGCAAGCCGTCGCGCGAGGGAGGCCGGGCGCAGTACGCGTACGTGCGGGCCGCCATCGACGCGATGCGCGCGGGCACGGTGGACGCGCTGTGCACCGCGCCGGTGTCGAAGGAGGAGATCTCCCGCGCGGGCATCCCCTTCATGGGCCACACGGAGGTGCTGGCGGACGCGTTCGGCGTGGACGTGTTGATGATGATGGACGGGCCGCGCGTGCGCATCGCGCTGGCGACGAACCACGTGCCCATCTCCGCGCTGCCGACGCTGCTGACGGTGGAGAAGCTGGTGGCGCAGCTCCAACTGCTGTCGCGCAGCCTGGAGCCGGTGGTGGGCCGCAAGCCGCGCATCGCCGTGCTGGGGCTCAACCCCCACGCGGGCGAGGGCGGGATGCTGGGGCGCGAGGAGGTGGAGGTGATTGGTCCCGCCATCCGCCGCGCGCGCGCCCGGAAGGTGGATGCGCACGGGCCCATCCCCGCGGACGGCCTGTTCGCCCGGCCCGACGAGGTGGGCGCGAAGTACGACGTGGTGCTGGCCATGTACCACGACCAGGGACTCATCCCGGCCAAGGCGCTGGACTTCGAGCGCACGGTGAACGTGACGCTGGGCCTGCCGGTGCCGCGCACGTCGCCGGACCACGGCACCGCCTATGCGATTGCCGGCACGGGCACCGCGAGCTGCGTGCCCATGATGGAGGCCCTGCTCAAGGCCGCCCGGCTTTCGCGAGGACCTGCTTCAGGTGCTGCGCCAGGTCCTCGCCGTCCGCCACCGGGTCGATGA
- a CDS encoding peptidylprolyl isomerase, with the protein MKNLVAFLAAVMLLAGGTRARAELVDKVAAVVNRDVIALSEVQLRAAPELQRVNAEVDSRKRAEARAQLMKSALDTLIGEKLMESEVQQLGITTTDAEVEELVQDVLKQNNISDMKQFEQMLVNEGYTLASYKDMLRKRVVRDKLLRMKVGPKVKVTEEDLKAAYTQYTRLESEDVEVHARHILVQVDAKATAEQVAAAKQKAEGIAKEARREGMDFSALARARSEGPSAADGGDLGYFKRGVMVPAFEKAAFNLKEGEVSEPIRTNFGWHILKVEERRNVAVASYDEMKPKLETKLLSEKTEKFLEQYVQELRSKANVEVKM; encoded by the coding sequence ATGAAGAACCTGGTGGCGTTCCTGGCGGCGGTGATGCTCCTGGCGGGCGGTACGCGCGCGCGCGCGGAGCTGGTGGACAAGGTGGCGGCGGTGGTGAACCGCGACGTCATCGCGCTGTCGGAGGTGCAGCTGCGGGCCGCGCCGGAGCTCCAGCGCGTCAACGCGGAGGTGGACTCGCGCAAGCGCGCCGAGGCCCGCGCGCAGCTCATGAAGAGCGCGCTGGACACGCTCATCGGCGAGAAGCTGATGGAGTCCGAGGTGCAGCAGCTGGGCATCACCACCACCGACGCGGAGGTCGAGGAGCTGGTGCAGGACGTGCTCAAGCAGAACAACATCTCCGACATGAAGCAGTTCGAGCAGATGCTCGTGAACGAGGGCTACACGCTCGCCAGCTACAAGGACATGCTGCGCAAGCGCGTGGTGCGCGACAAGCTGCTGCGCATGAAGGTGGGCCCCAAGGTGAAGGTCACCGAGGAGGACCTGAAGGCCGCGTACACGCAGTACACGCGCCTGGAGAGCGAGGACGTGGAGGTGCACGCCCGTCACATCCTGGTGCAGGTGGACGCCAAGGCCACGGCCGAGCAGGTGGCCGCCGCGAAGCAGAAGGCGGAGGGCATCGCGAAGGAGGCGCGCCGTGAGGGCATGGACTTCTCCGCCCTGGCGCGCGCCCGCAGCGAGGGCCCCAGCGCGGCGGACGGCGGCGACCTGGGCTACTTCAAGCGCGGCGTGATGGTGCCCGCGTTCGAGAAGGCCGCCTTCAACCTCAAGGAGGGCGAGGTGAGCGAGCCCATCCGCACCAACTTCGGCTGGCACATCCTGAAGGTGGAGGAGCGCCGCAACGTCGCGGTGGCCTCCTACGACGAGATGAAGCCCAAGCTGGAGACCAAGCTCCTCTCCGAGAAGACGGAGAAGTTCCTGGAGCAGTACGTCCAGGAGCTGCGCTCCAAGGCCAACGTCGAAGTGAAGATGTGA
- a CDS encoding peptidylprolyl isomerase: MRPASLRASLLSWSAALVFAAGVLGTSGCRPPTQEGPDPTVVATVNGESLSRADFEQELGRELATTEGPEPTPEEVEPFKRALVDTLVKRMLLLQAAKQNNIAVTPEEVDRGVLRLSGDYPAGNFNEVLAQGQLSMAELRAREASRLTIEKLFTHHVYSRVAVTEEELRAYYAAHEADFQEPEEVHAAQMVVKGLDEARRLQVQLKSGKKFSDLARRYSLSADAKVGGDLGFFPRGQMPPAFDEVVFKLGVGQVSDVVSTEYGYHLFKVLERRAARKRELVEVRSKVEARLLETKRAQAQEAFEKELHEKAQVVVNEATLQTIRGRPAPQAAK, encoded by the coding sequence ATGCGTCCTGCTTCCCTCCGCGCCTCCCTGCTGTCCTGGTCCGCCGCCCTGGTCTTCGCAGCGGGGGTGCTGGGCACGTCCGGTTGCCGCCCGCCGACGCAGGAGGGCCCGGACCCCACGGTGGTCGCGACCGTGAACGGCGAGTCCCTGAGCCGGGCGGACTTCGAGCAGGAGCTGGGCCGGGAGCTGGCCACCACGGAGGGGCCCGAGCCCACGCCGGAGGAGGTGGAGCCCTTCAAGCGCGCGCTCGTGGACACGCTGGTGAAGCGGATGCTGCTGCTCCAGGCGGCCAAGCAGAACAACATCGCGGTGACGCCCGAAGAGGTGGACCGGGGCGTGCTGCGGCTGTCGGGCGACTACCCGGCCGGCAACTTCAACGAGGTGCTGGCCCAGGGGCAGTTGTCCATGGCGGAGCTGCGCGCGCGCGAGGCGAGCCGGCTCACCATCGAGAAGCTCTTCACCCACCACGTCTATTCGCGCGTGGCGGTGACGGAGGAGGAGCTGCGCGCGTACTACGCGGCGCACGAGGCGGACTTCCAGGAGCCGGAGGAGGTCCACGCGGCGCAGATGGTGGTGAAGGGCCTGGACGAGGCGCGAAGGCTCCAGGTGCAGCTCAAGTCGGGCAAGAAGTTCTCCGACCTGGCGCGGCGCTATTCGCTCAGCGCGGACGCCAAGGTGGGCGGGGACCTGGGCTTCTTCCCCCGGGGACAGATGCCGCCCGCCTTCGACGAGGTGGTATTCAAGCTGGGGGTGGGGCAGGTTTCGGACGTGGTGTCCACGGAGTACGGCTACCACCTGTTCAAGGTGCTGGAGCGCAGGGCGGCGAGGAAGCGGGAGCTGGTGGAGGTCCGCTCCAAGGTGGAGGCCCGCCTGCTGGAGACCAAGCGGGCGCAGGCGCAGGAGGCCTTCGAGAAGGAGCTGCACGAGAAGGCCCAGGTGGTGGTGAACGAGGCCACGCTGCAGACCATCCGCGGGCGGCCGGCGCCGCAGGCGGCGAAGTGA
- a CDS encoding alpha/beta fold hydrolase, which yields MADLFTRAVERGKEGLLTLSFKPDELYRVPTDDGASIALGRYHPRGERRYAEPVVLCHGLGANRFHMDFNEQYSLARYLARAGFETWVIELRGRGLAGACADWNFDDQAEHDVRTALRTVMSTGAQQVLWVGHSKGGLMLYAHLAKNPQAPVKAAVALGAPFTFAVQPGLRAFVQRVEPLLKLKVIPTRRVTSIAFFGAPPGPLTRYMMLAENMDPQVVRWALANVPADIAGGVGRQFARWIVSNKFTSYDGGYDYREPLAGVRIPFLLIAGSRDLLAPPLAVARAKEHLGGPVKMLVAGRGHGFAEDYGHADLVLGRKAPDEIFPQVEAFLTTHGTRL from the coding sequence ATGGCGGACCTCTTCACGCGAGCAGTCGAGCGCGGCAAGGAGGGGTTGCTGACACTGAGCTTCAAGCCGGATGAGCTCTACCGGGTGCCCACGGACGACGGGGCCTCCATCGCGCTGGGGCGCTACCACCCCCGGGGGGAGCGCCGGTACGCGGAGCCCGTCGTGCTGTGCCATGGGCTGGGGGCCAACCGCTTCCACATGGACTTCAACGAGCAGTACAGCCTGGCGCGCTATCTGGCGCGGGCGGGGTTCGAGACCTGGGTCATCGAGCTGCGTGGCCGGGGGCTGGCCGGGGCGTGCGCCGACTGGAATTTTGATGATCAGGCGGAACACGACGTGAGAACCGCTTTGCGCACGGTGATGTCCACGGGTGCCCAGCAGGTCCTCTGGGTGGGCCACTCCAAGGGCGGTCTGATGCTCTATGCCCACCTGGCGAAGAACCCCCAGGCGCCGGTGAAGGCGGCGGTGGCCCTGGGCGCGCCCTTCACCTTCGCGGTGCAGCCGGGGCTGCGCGCCTTCGTCCAGCGGGTGGAGCCCCTGCTCAAGCTGAAGGTCATCCCCACCCGCCGCGTCACCAGCATCGCCTTCTTCGGGGCGCCGCCGGGGCCGCTCACCCGCTACATGATGCTGGCGGAGAACATGGATCCGCAGGTGGTGCGCTGGGCGCTGGCCAACGTGCCGGCGGACATCGCGGGGGGCGTGGGGCGGCAGTTCGCCCGGTGGATCGTCTCCAACAAGTTCACCTCCTACGACGGCGGGTACGACTACCGCGAGCCGCTCGCCGGGGTGCGCATCCCCTTCCTGCTGATCGCCGGGAGCCGGGACCTGCTCGCGCCGCCGCTGGCGGTGGCCCGGGCGAAGGAGCACCTGGGCGGGCCGGTGAAGATGCTGGTCGCCGGGCGCGGCCACGGCTTCGCGGAGGACTACGGCCACGCGGACCTGGTGCTGGGCCGCAAGGCGCCGGACGAAATCTTCCCCCAGGTGGAGGCCTTCCTCACCACCCACGGCACCCGGCTCTAG
- a CDS encoding CBS domain-containing protein, with the protein MRQGRGFKEVLSSFIATVFPTDTLLGALKVMERHRVSLVGVVGTGGGLVGVVHETQLLAAWRADPLAQVSDVMARVRKTQVRSNGRRRIHLARLAARPAGRQKLF; encoded by the coding sequence ATGCGGCAGGGCCGGGGTTTCAAGGAAGTGTTGTCGTCCTTCATTGCCACAGTTTTTCCCACAGACACCCTCTTGGGTGCCTTGAAGGTGATGGAGAGGCACCGGGTGAGCCTCGTCGGGGTGGTGGGAACGGGAGGAGGGTTGGTGGGGGTGGTCCATGAGACGCAGCTGCTGGCCGCCTGGAGGGCGGATCCGTTGGCGCAGGTGTCGGACGTGATGGCGCGCGTGCGCAAGACGCAGGTCCGGAGCAATGGCCGGCGGCGCATCCACCTGGCGCGCCTGGCCGCACGTCCGGCGGGGAGGCAGAAGCTTTTCTGA
- a CDS encoding GIY-YIG nuclease family protein, which translates to MLRCRDGTLYTGATNNLERRLATHGRGKGAAYTRARLPVTLVWSEPAEDRGAALRREAAIKRLTRADKLRLFARRPGRR; encoded by the coding sequence ATGCTGCGCTGTCGCGACGGCACGCTCTACACGGGCGCCACCAACAACCTGGAGCGCCGGCTGGCCACGCATGGTCGGGGCAAGGGCGCCGCCTATACACGGGCCCGGTTGCCGGTGACGCTGGTGTGGAGCGAGCCCGCCGAGGACCGCGGCGCTGCTTTGCGCCGCGAGGCCGCCATCAAGCGGCTCACCCGCGCGGACAAGCTGCGGCTCTTCGCGCGGCGTCCCGGACGGCGCTAA